A part of Lutra lutra chromosome 2, mLutLut1.2, whole genome shotgun sequence genomic DNA contains:
- the LOC125093609 gene encoding small ubiquitin-related modifier 2-like: MAEEKPKEEVTTENSNHIHLKVAGQDGSMVYFKIKRHTLLSKLMKAYCERQGLSMTQVRFRFDGHPIKETDTPALLEMQDEDIIDVFQQQTGGIC; encoded by the coding sequence ATGGCCGAGGAAAAGCCCAAGGAAGAAGTCACGACTGAGAACAGCAATCATATTCACTTGAAGGTGGCGGGGCAGGATGGGTCTATGGTGTACTTTAAGATTAAGAGGCATACACTACTTAGTAAACTGATGAAAGCCTACTGTGAACGACAGGGTCTGTCCATGACGCAGGTCAGGTTCCGATTTGACGGGCACCCGATCAAGGAAACAGACACGCCAGCGCTGCTGGAGATGCAGGATGAAGATATAATCGATGTGTTCCAGCAGCAGACAGGAGGCATCTGCTAA